Proteins co-encoded in one Capsicum annuum cultivar UCD-10X-F1 chromosome 9, UCD10Xv1.1, whole genome shotgun sequence genomic window:
- the LOC107842724 gene encoding uncharacterized protein LOC107842724 isoform X2, whose protein sequence is MQATTLMNWCHFDLDIMDTTGTITTTISEALGERLLSLTAEQIYESAVVQDCKTTRNGVYTMVSDIIQALPNQRSFTSRAQDGVTLLEFVFTAKKERREFTRKTDLFYWKFE, encoded by the exons GTGCCACTTCGACCTTGACATCATGGATACAACTGGCACAATTACAACAACCATCTCAGAAGCGTTGGGAGAAAGATTACTGTCCCTAACTGCCGAACAAATATATGAATCTGCTGTAGTTCAG GACTGTAAAACTACAAGAAACGGGGTTTATACTATGGTTTCGGACATAATTCAAGCTCTGCCAAATCAACGATCTTTCACTTCCAG GGCACAGGATGGTGTAACATTGTTAGAATTTGTGTTTACCGCAAAAAAAGAAAGGCGCGAATTTACACGGAAAACAGATTTGTTTTACTGGAAGTTTGAGTAA
- the LOC107842724 gene encoding uncharacterized protein LOC107842724 isoform X1: MQATTLMNWCHFDLDIMDTTGTITTTISEALGERLLSLTAEQIYESAVVQDCKTTRNGVYTMVSDIIQALPNQRSFTSRNVACNVECFFQDFKRLRNYLDYSTLAINNSGVEEILTMMMITREGTIESISETENWICRVIHISLDEQDDAIGVESSV, encoded by the exons GTGCCACTTCGACCTTGACATCATGGATACAACTGGCACAATTACAACAACCATCTCAGAAGCGTTGGGAGAAAGATTACTGTCCCTAACTGCCGAACAAATATATGAATCTGCTGTAGTTCAG GACTGTAAAACTACAAGAAACGGGGTTTATACTATGGTTTCGGACATAATTCAAGCTCTGCCAAATCAACGATCTTTCACTTCCAG AAATGTAGCCTGCAATGTCGAGTGTTTTTTTCAAGACTTTAAGAGACTTAGAAATTACCTG GATTATTCAACGCTAGCCATAAATAATAGTGGGGTTGAGGAGATATTGACAATGATGATGATAACGAGGGAGGGGACCATTGAATCTATTAGCGAAACTGAAAACTGGATTTGTCGTGTCATCCATATAAGCCTTGACGAGCAAGACGACGCCATTGGAGTTGAAAGCTCTGTATAA